The genomic region TAAAACTTTTAGAACTTCAATCACAAATTTTGAGTTAAGAGCAATACTTAAGTTGTCTCCTTCTTTATATATAGAAAGGTCTTCTTTTAGCTTTCCAGTATGAGGTGAATTTGATGTTATTTCTAAATTATCTTCTGTAATATTTAGCTTAACTATATTATTAGATCCTTCACTAGCTAAAAGTGAGGCTCTTTCCATTGAGTTTTGTAATATTTTTGTGTCTACCACGACTTTAGTTTGATAATTTTGTGGGATTACTTGATCTAGATTAGGAAACTGTTCATCAATTAACTTACTAAATAACCTAACATTTTCTGTTTCACAATAAAAGTATCCGTTTGATAAGTATAATTTAACAAGTGTATCTTCTTCCCCAACTACTTTTTGTAACTGTGACAAGGCCTTTTCAGGAACTATATATTCACCCTCTATTCCATCATCATTAACTATTTTACCATTACGCCATGCTAATCTATAACTATCTGTTGCTATCATATCAATTTTATCACTATTTTCATTTGAAGAAAACTTAAATAACACTCCAGTAAAAGCCGGTTTGGTCTCTTCTTTACTAACAGCAAAACTAGTTTGATAAATCATTTTTCTTAAAGCTATTTCTGGAAGTGAAAAATAATTGTTTTCTTTAATTTTTGGAAGTTTGGGATATTCTTGAGGATCTAATCCTTTAATTTCAAAAAAAGCTTGCCCACTTTCAACTGAAACTAAAAAATTTTCTTTGTTTAAAGAAATTGTAACTTGATCTTCAGGTAACTTCCTAATTATATCAAAAAATTTACTAGGTACAACTACGGATCCCTGTTCTATTATTTCGGTTGGAAGGTAGTACTTTATTCCCATCTCTAAATCATAAGTTATGATAGATAATGTTTCTTCTTCGGTCGTTTCTAAGTAAAACCCATTAAGATGAGGTATTGTATTTTTACTAGCCATTCCTTTTTGAGTAGTTTGTAAAGCTTCCATTAATCTATCTTTATGAATTTTTAATTTCATTTATTTCACTCCTTTAAGCATATTATTCTTATATAGTTAATATATATATAAAATAGTCATATTAGTAATAGGGCTTGTGGATAAGTGGAAAACCCTAAAAACATTAAAACCTACATATTTTAAATATGTGGACAAGTATGTTTACAAAAAAACACAATTATCCACATATTAAGATAGAGAAAGTAATGATCAACTTATCCAAAGATGTATACACAAGAAGTTCCTTGTGTTATCCACAGAAAATTCGACACTTATCCACTTTATTGTTGTAATAAATCTTTTATTTCATCGATAGTATCATTTAAGTGATTTTCTTTTTTAAGATCATCTACTATTTTGTCATGAGCATGCATAACTGTAGTGTGATCTCTTCCTCCAAATTCATCACCTATTTTAGGAAGGGAACTATCAGTTAGCTCTCTAGCTAAATACATA from Natranaerobius trueperi harbors:
- the dnaN gene encoding DNA polymerase III subunit beta; its protein translation is MKLKIHKDRLMEALQTTQKGMASKNTIPHLNGFYLETTEEETLSIITYDLEMGIKYYLPTEIIEQGSVVVPSKFFDIIRKLPEDQVTISLNKENFLVSVESGQAFFEIKGLDPQEYPKLPKIKENNYFSLPEIALRKMIYQTSFAVSKEETKPAFTGVLFKFSSNENSDKIDMIATDSYRLAWRNGKIVNDDGIEGEYIVPEKALSQLQKVVGEEDTLVKLYLSNGYFYCETENVRLFSKLIDEQFPNLDQVIPQNYQTKVVVDTKILQNSMERASLLASEGSNNIVKLNITEDNLEITSNSPHTGKLKEDLSIYKEGDNLSIALNSKFVIEVLKVLEEDQVELEFTGSYSPMIIRPKDNSQYFHLILPVRAF